The genomic DNA AACAATGAGGCTTATAATAATACCACAAACCTATAAAAGATTAATACCGCCAATAGGAAATGAGTTTATTGCACTTTTAAAGGATTCATCACTTGTTTCAGTTATTGGTATGACAGAGCTTATGCGTGCAGCTCAACTTAAAGCATCAGCGACAGGTAGAGATGCTGAGATATATCTATCAGCACTAATGATTTATTTAGCTTTAACAACAATATTTACTGCAATTTTCAATTGGCTTGAAAAAAGGATGGGAAAATATGAGTAATGATAAGATGATAAAAGCCTACAATATAGTAAAATATTTTGGACATAATTTAGTATTGAATAAAGTTTCACTTGATGTTGATAAAGGTGAGGTTGTGGTAGTTATAGGTCCATCTGGTTCAGGTAAAAGTACATTTATAAGATGTCTTAACCATTTAGAAAAGATACATTCAGGATATATAGAAATTGACGGATTTGTAATAGAAGATAAACTAGAGGAAGGGCAACACAAAAAACATAAATCTCATGAAATAGCTAAATTTTGTTCACAAGTGGGGATGGTTTTTCAAAGATTCAACCTTTTCCCACACATGACTGCATTAGAGAATGTAACGGTAGCACCAATAAATGTAAATAAAATGCCAAAAGAAGAGGCCAAAGAACTTGGTATAGAGCTTCTAAAAAAGGTTGGATTAGAAGACAAAGCTAATTCATATCCTTCACAACTTTCAGGCGGTCAACAGCAGAGAGTAGCAATAGCAAGAGCATTAGCTATGAAACCAAAAGTAATGCTTTTTGATGAGCCAACATCGGCACTTGACCCAGAACTTGTTGGTGAGGTTTTAAATGTAATAAAAGAGTTAGCTGATGAAGGTATGACAATGATTATTGTAACTCATGAAATGGGCTTTGCAAAAGAAGTTGCAGATAGGGTTATTTTTATGGATAATGGTGTAATTATTGAAGAAGGAACACCAGATGAGATTTTTAATAATCCAAAGCAAGAAAGAACAAAATCATTTTTACAAAAGATATTGTAAAAGTAATTAAATTCTGATAAATTGAATATATTGAAGTGTATTTGGGCTGCAACATAATTGTTGTAGCCTTAATTTTTGATATTCTTGTTAGAAAGGATTTTGTTTATGACTAAAAGACAACAACATATTGCAGACTTACTATTACTTTTTGTAACATGTGTTTGGGGAGCTTCTTTTATTTTAATGAAACGAACTGTTGAAAGCTTAGCTCCATCACAATACTTAGCAATAAGATTTATTTTGGCTTCA from Caldicellulosiruptoraceae bacterium PP1 includes the following:
- a CDS encoding amino acid ABC transporter ATP-binding protein is translated as MSNDKMIKAYNIVKYFGHNLVLNKVSLDVDKGEVVVVIGPSGSGKSTFIRCLNHLEKIHSGYIEIDGFVIEDKLEEGQHKKHKSHEIAKFCSQVGMVFQRFNLFPHMTALENVTVAPINVNKMPKEEAKELGIELLKKVGLEDKANSYPSQLSGGQQQRVAIARALAMKPKVMLFDEPTSALDPELVGEVLNVIKELADEGMTMIIVTHEMGFAKEVADRVIFMDNGVIIEEGTPDEIFNNPKQERTKSFLQKIL